A single Lolium perenne isolate Kyuss_39 chromosome 6, Kyuss_2.0, whole genome shotgun sequence DNA region contains:
- the LOC127308283 gene encoding receptor-like protein 2, with protein sequence MKPLHFSYSKYTKKFHMPSLGLALVLLISLVSPIDSCTHQERDSLLQILAELGLAVSWRRNTDCCTWEGITCNQDRKVTDVSMASRRLQGSISPFLGNLTALLRLNLSHNLLSGGLPLELVQSSSIIVLDVSFNRLTGDLIELPSSTPAQPLQVLDISSNLFTGRFPSTTWEVTKSLVVLNASTNSFTGQIPTTPCVSAPYFAMLDLSFNKFSGNIPPGLSNCSKMTLLSAGHNQLSGILPDELFNVTSLEHLSLPDNHLEGPLNGIMKLTNLVTLDLGGNGLNSNIPESIGELTKLQELHLDHNNMSGELPSGLSNCIDLITIDLKSNYFSGELTKVNFSNLPNLKKLDLLYNNFTGNIPESIYSCSKLTALRLSHNQFHGQLSEKIGNLKSLSFLSLVNSSLTNITRALQILSTSRSLTTLFLGFNFMHETMPDDYTIDGFENLQVLGLNDCSLSGHIPHWLSKLTNLRMIFLLNNRLTEPIPDWISSLNFLFCLDISNNSLTGTIPSALMDMPMLRSDKIAPNVFELPAYDKIPSLQYLRPGAFPKVLNLGMNNFSGEIPKGIGKLQTLLSLNLSYNKLSGGIPQSLCALKNLQVLDFSSNHLTGTIPNTLNDLHFLSKFSIYNNDLEGPIPTTGQLSTFPGSSFDGNPKLCGPMIVNHCGSTEAGPVSIVSTKDISTEAIFVIAFGAFFVVGVLYDQIIFVRYFG encoded by the coding sequence ATGAAACCACTCCATTTTTCATACAGCAAGTACACCAAGAAATTTCACATGCCTTCCCTTGGCCTTGCGCTAGTGCTGCTGATCTCGTTGGTTTCTCCCATCGATTCCTGCACACACCAGGAGAGGGACTCCCTTCTCCAGATCCTGGCCGAGCTTGGCCTCGCTGTGTCATGGCGGAGAAACACTGACTGCTGCACGTGGGAAGGGATCACCTGCAACCAAGACAGAAAGGTTACTGATGTTTCTATGGCTTCTCGACGCCTTCAAGGCTCCATCTCGCCATTTCTAGGCAACCTTACCGCCTTGCTGCGACTCAACCTGTCCCACAATTTGCTGTCTGGTGGCTTACCGCTTGAATTGGTGCAGTCCAGCAGCATCATTGTCCTTGACGTCAGCTTCAACCGCCTGACAGGAGACCTGATTGAGCTGCCATCTTCAACCCCTGCACAGCCTCTGCAGGTACTGGACATCTCAAGCAACTTGTTTACAGGAAGGTTTCCATCCACAACATGGGAAGTGACGAAGAGCCTGGTCGTCCTTAATGCTAGCACCAACAGTTTTACTGGGCAGATACCAACTACACCATGCGTTAGCGCGCCGTATTTTGCCATGCTTGATCTGAGTTTTAACAAATTCAGTGGAAATATCCCTCCAGGGCTCAGCAATTGCTCCAAGATGACATTGCTCAGTGCTGGCCACAACCAACTTAGTGGGATTCTTCCGGATGAGCTCTTTAATGTTACCTCATTAGAGCACCTCTCTTTACCTGACAATCATTTGGAAGGGCCACTCAATGGCATAATGAAGCTTACCAATCTGGTCACGCTTGATCTTGGAGGAAATGGGCTCAACAGCAACATTCCAGAATCAATAGGTGAGCTGACAAAACTGCAGGAGCTGCATTTGGACCACAATAACATGTCAGGGGAGCTCCCATCAGGTCTGAGCAACTGCATAGATCTCATAACAATTGACCTCAAGAGCAACTACTTCAGCGGAGAGCTAACCAAGGTTAACTTCTCAAACCTGCCCAATCTAAAGAAATTAGATCTTCTATACAATAACTTCACCGGCAACATTCCAGAGAGCATATACTCCTGCAGCAAGCTGACTGCACTACGGCTATCCCACAACCAATTCCATGGTCAACTATCAGAAAAAATAGGCAATCTGAAGTCTCTCTCGTTCTTATCACTTGTTAACAGTTCTCTTACAAATATAACAAGAGCACTTCAAATCCTTAGTACTTCCAGGAGTCTCACAACCCTTTTTCTTGGGTTCAACTTCATGCACGAGACCATGCCAGATGATTACACTATTGATGGTTTTGAGAATCTTCAGGTTCTGGGATTAAATGATTGTTCATTGTCTGGACACATTCCTCACTGGTTATCAAAGCTAACAAATTTAAGGATGATATTTTTGCTCAACAATCGACTCACTGAACCTATACCTGACTGGATCAGCAGCCTaaacttcctcttctgtctagacatatcaaacaacaGCCTTACAGGGACAATTCCATCAGCCCTAATGGATATGCCAATGCTAAGATCAGACAAGATTGCACCAAATGTCTTTGAGCTTCCTGCTTACGATAAGATACCATCGCTCCAGTACCTCAGACCTGGCGCTTTTCCAAAAGTGTTGAATCTAGGCATGAATAACTTTTCTGGTGAGATCCCCAAAGGTATCGGTAAGTTGCAAACACTTCTGTCACTAAATTTGAGCTACAACAAATTATCTGGAGGTATCCCACAATCACTATGTGCCCTCAAGAATCTGCAGGTGCTTGATTTTTCCAGCAATCATCTCACTGGTACAATTCCAAACACACTAAACGATCTGCACTTTCTTTCCAAATTCAGCATTTATAATAATGACCTAGAAGGCCCTATTCCAACCACGGGCCAGCTCAGCACATTTCCGGGTTCTAGCTTTGATGGAAACCCAAAATTGTGTGGCCCTATGATTGTTAACCATTGTGGTTCAACAGAAGCAGGTCCAGTCTCCATTGTCTCGACAAAAGATATTAGCACTGAGGCCATCTTTGTGATTGCCTTTGGTGCTTTCTTTGTAGTAGGAGTCCTATATGACCAAATAATCTTCGTCAGATATTTTGGCTAA